Proteins encoded within one genomic window of Platichthys flesus chromosome 13, fPlaFle2.1, whole genome shotgun sequence:
- the nxpe3 gene encoding NXPE family member 3, producing MCRNLSKYALIFLFLALFGLLLLLRNIHTVENWNCHTISALYQLQSRIQSSFLPTFYHNHTFCAQLGQKPSPEDELEERYLLDSIAWPGPLTRSAQTALRLTSDPLHSLFAILPTKGGREWHVGDQLEVLVQMHDFHGRPKRYGGDFILARLHSPELGAGVAGKVLDHRNGFYSALFPLLWVGSAQVEVTLVHSSEAVSVLQRLREERPDRVFFKSLFRLGFLSETTVCNMCLPPDQQPLCNYTDLYTGEPWYCYKPKILSCDTRVNHAKGGYLKHLISNKEALLFQSGVNIKVHIHPSGPDRVTVLPSRKDKVEAESSSAKPDAIMLAPSGYYYEESWRPLGGATMRQFNNTSAIIRCLKDKMIHLYGDSTVRQWFEYLIAFVPGLKEFNLNSPKNVGPFMAVDNAHNILLKYRCHGPPIRFSTVMSSELRYISNELDGLSGGPNTVVVLSIWAHFSTFPVEVYIRRLRHIRLALVRLLDRAPGTLVVIRSANLQALDQEVSLYNSDWYSLQLDEVLRAMFKGMSVLLVDAWQMTVAHPLPHALHPPPAIVKNMIDMLLSYVCPEEKKS from the exons CTGTGGAG AACTGGAACTGTCACACGATCTCAGCGCTCTACCAGCTGCAGAGCAGGATCCAGTCGTCCTTCCTCCCCACTTTCTATCACAACCACACCTTTTGTGCTCAGCTGGGCCAGAAACCCTCCCCCGAAGATGAGCTGGAAGAGCGCTACCTGCTGGACTCCATCGCCTGGCCCGGGCCCCTCACTCGCTCCGCACAGACGGCCTTGCGCCTGACGAGCGACCCTTTGCACAGCCTGTTCGCCATCCTGCCCACCAAAGGGGGCAGGGAGTGGCACGTGGGCGACCAGCTGGAGGTCCTTGTCCAGATGCACGACTTCCACGGCCGTCCCAAGCGCTATGGCGGCGATTTCATTTTGGCCAGACTGCACTCTCCGGAGCTCGGCGCAGGTGTGGCAGGCAAAGTGCTGGACCACAGGAATGGATTCTACTCTGCTCTGTTCCCGCTCCTCTGGGTGGGATCTGCACAGGTCGAGGTCACGCTGGTGCACTCCAGCGAGGCGGTCTCGGTGTTGCAGCGGCTCAGGGAAGAGCGCCCCGACCGGGTGTTTTTTAAGAGCCTGTTCCGCTTGGGCTTCCTGTCTGAAACGACTGTGTGCAACATGTGCCTGCCGCCCGATCAGCAGCCTCTCTGCAACTACACAGACCTTTACACTGGGGAGCCATGGTACTGCTATAAGCCCAAGATACTCAGCTGCGACACCAGAGTCAACCACGCCAAAGGAGGCTACCTGAAACACCTCATCAGCAACAAGGAGGCACTGCTCTTCCAGAG tGGCGTAAACATCAAAGTGCACATACACCCTTCAGGACCCGACAGAGTCACTGTGCTCCCATCAAGAAAAG ATAAAGTagaggcagagagcagcagtgCAAAGCCAGACGCCATTATGCTCGCGCCATCGGGGTATTACTACGAGGAGTCATGGAGGCCATTAGGGGGCGCCACAATGCGCCAGTTCAATAATACATCTGCCATCATTCGGTGTTTGAAGGACAAGATGATCCACCTGTACGGAGACTCCACCGTCAGGCAGTGGTTTGAGTACCTCATTGCTTTCGTCCCAg ggTTGAAGGAGTTCAACCTGAACAGTCCTAAAAACGTCGGGCCTTTCATGGCGGTGGACAACGCGCACAACATCCTCTTGAAATACCGCTGCCACGGCCCGCCCATCCGCTTCTCCACCGTCATGTCCAGCGAGTTGAGGTACATCTCCAACGAGCTGGACGGCCTCTCGGGGGGTCCCAACACCGTCGTGGTCCTCAGCATCTGGGCCCATTTCAGCACCTTCCCCGTGGAGGTGTACATACGACGGCTGCGCCACATTCGGCTGGCTCTGGTGCGACTTCTGGACCGGGCGCCGGGGACGCTCGTGGTGATCCGCTCGGCCAACCTCCAGGCCCTGGACCAGGAGGTGAGCCTGTACAACAGCGACTGGTACTCCCTGCAGCTGGACGAGGTGCTCAGGGCCATGTTCAAGGGAATGAGCGTCCTGCTGGTGGACGCCTGGCAAATGACTGTAGCGCACCCCCTCCCCCACGCCCTCCATCCGCCACCAGCCATCGTCAAGAACATGATAGACATGCTGCTGTCTTACGTTTgcccagaggagaagaagagctaA
- the me3 gene encoding NADP-dependent malic enzyme, mitochondrial isoform X2 yields MAFTLEERLQLGIHGLLPPCFLSQDVQVLRVMKSYETRSNPLDKYILLMTLQDRNEKLFYRLLTSYIEEFMPIVYTPTVGLACQQYGLAFRRPRGLFITIHDRGHIASMLNSWPEEDIKAIVVTDGERILGLGDLGSYGMGIPVGKLALYTACGGVRPHHCLPVLLDVGTDNQTLLDDPLYIGLRHKRIRGKEYDDLVDEFMQAVTDKYGMDCLIQFEDFANSNAFRILNKYRHRYCTFNDDIQGTASVAVAGVLAALKITKNKLLDHTFVFQGAGEAALGIANLLIMAMAKEGVSREEAAKRIWMVDSKGLIVKGRGHINHEKEEFAHDHPHLKTLEEVVETIKPTAIIGVAAIGGAFTEKIIKNMASFNERPIIFALSNPTSKAECTAEQCYTLTEGRGIFASGSPFDKVTLADGRTFYPGQGNNAYVFPGVALGVIACRVRHISDDIFLTTAEAIADMVTEEHLAEGRLYPPLSTIREVSFKIAVKVVNHAYKHNIASLYPEPKDKEAFVLSHIYSPDYDSFTLDTYGWPQEAMKVQDV; encoded by the exons ATGGCGTTCACCCTGGAAGAGCGCCTCCAACTGGGAATCCACGGCCTGCTGCCCCCTTgcttcctctcccaggacgtGCAGGTCCTGCGGGTCATGAAGAGCTATGAGACGCGCTCCAACCCTCTGGACAA GTACATCCTGTTGATGACGCTACAGGACAGAAACGAGAAGCTGTTCTACCGTTTGTTGACCTCTTACATCGAGGAGTTCATGCCCATCGTGTACACGCCCACCGTCGGTCTGGCATGTCAGCAGTACGGACTTGCCTTCAGGAGACCACG AGGACTCTTCATCACCATCCACGACAGAGGACACATTGCCTCCATGCTCAACTCCTGGCCAGAAGAAGACATAAAG GCCATCGTAGTGACAGATGGGGAGCGTATCCTCGGGCTTGGTGACCTTGGAAGCTACGGGATGGGGATTCCTGTCGGGAAACTGGCGCTCTACACGGCGTGTGGGGGTGTTCGGCCGCATCATTGTCTCCCGGTCCTGCTGGACGTCGGCACTGACAACCAG ACGCTGCTCGATGACCCACTGTACATCGGACTGAGGCACAAGAGAATCAGAGGAAAGGAATATGACGACCTGGTGGATGAGTTCATGCAGGCGGTGACAGACAA GTACGGGATGGACTGTCTCATTCAGTTTGAGGATTTCGCCAACAGCAACGCCTTTCGCATCCTCAACAAATACAGGCATCGCTACTGCACCTTCAATGACGACATCCAAG gcaCGGCGTCCGTAGCTGTTGCCGGGGTCTTAGCTGCTCTGAAGATCACCAAGAACAAACTGTTAGACCACACCTTTGTTTTCCAAGGAGCAGGCGAG GCGGCTCTAGGAATCGCTAACCTGCTAATCATGGCCATGGCCAAAGAGGGGGTATCCAGAGAGGAAGCTGCCAAGAGGATCTGGATGGTCGACTCCAAAGGTCTCATtgtgaag GGAAGAGGCCATATAAACCACGAGAAGGAGGAGTTTGCCCACGACCACCCGCACCTGAAGACCCTGGAGGAGGTCGTGGAAACCATCAAACCCACTGCCATCATAG GCGTGGCTGCTATCGGAGGAGCGTTTACTGAGAAGATCATCAAAAACATGGCGTCCTTCAATGAGAGGCCCATCATCTTCGCCCTGAGTAACCCCACCAGCAAGGCGGAGTGCACAGCGGAGCAGTGCTACACGCTcacagag GGTCGCGGCATCTTCGCCAGTGGAAGTCCGTTTGACAAGGTGACGCTGGCTGATGGACGCACCTTCTACCCCGGGCAGGGAAACAACGCATACGTCTTTCCTGGAGTGGCTTTGGGTGTTATAGCCTGCAGGGTGCGCCACATATCTGACGACATCTTCCTCACCACAGCAGAG GCGATAGCTGACATGGTAACAGAGGAGCACCTGGCTGAGGGACGACTTTATCCTCCTCTGAGCACCATCAGAGAGGTGTCCTTCAAGATAGCAGTTAAG GTTGTCAACCATGCGTACAAACACAACATTGCCTCGTTGTACCCCGAGCCTAAAGACAAGGAGGCGTTTGTGCTGTCTCACATCTACAGTCCTGATTACGACTCCTTCACTCTGGACACGTACGGCTGGCCACAGGAGGCCATGAAGGTCCAGGACGTGTGA